Proteins encoded within one genomic window of Candidatus Syntrophocurvum alkaliphilum:
- the xseA gene encoding exodeoxyribonuclease VII large subunit, translating into MNDYFSVSDLNKHINKLLENDLILSDFWIKGELSGVKLYQQSGHLYFTLKDKYSSVSSVMFKSRVRNLKFEPENGMEVLIRGYVSVYNKQGRYQIYVEEMQPYGKGGLFLYLEQLKEDLRQKGYFNEKAKKQIPKFAKTIGVVTSQDSAALRDILKVLKERNYLVHIIIAHSSVQGEEAPYELACAIKNLNKYQNLDVIIIGRGGGSLEDLMAFNSEKVVKAIYYSKIPVISAVGHETDFSLCDFAADLRAATPTQAAQLAVPDLNIIKSELENINKRIVRSIERKISNNIEFFDRIMLKRVWTTPEVMINQYNKNLIDLQRRLIKSFSDLTKDKHHKLVNLSTSLDNLSPLKILNRGYSITVKDEEIVKSIEFINEKDNLNIKVQDGIIEAIVTGKEYGLNGKNKL; encoded by the coding sequence GTGAACGATTATTTTTCTGTTAGTGATTTAAATAAACATATTAATAAACTTTTAGAAAATGACTTAATCCTATCTGATTTTTGGATAAAAGGAGAACTTTCAGGAGTTAAGCTATATCAACAATCTGGCCATCTTTACTTTACCTTAAAAGATAAATATTCTTCAGTAAGTTCAGTGATGTTTAAAAGTAGAGTTAGAAATTTAAAATTTGAACCAGAAAATGGAATGGAAGTTTTAATTCGTGGTTATGTATCAGTTTATAATAAACAAGGTAGGTACCAGATTTATGTAGAGGAAATGCAACCTTATGGTAAAGGTGGCTTATTTTTATATCTAGAGCAATTAAAAGAAGATTTAAGACAAAAAGGATATTTTAATGAAAAAGCAAAAAAACAAATACCGAAATTTGCCAAAACAATAGGTGTAGTAACATCCCAAGATTCTGCTGCTTTAAGAGATATTTTAAAAGTTTTAAAGGAGAGAAACTATTTAGTACATATTATAATTGCACATAGTTCAGTACAAGGTGAGGAAGCACCTTACGAATTAGCATGTGCAATTAAAAATCTTAATAAATATCAGAATTTAGATGTGATAATTATAGGTCGCGGAGGAGGGTCTTTAGAAGATTTAATGGCTTTTAATAGTGAAAAAGTTGTAAAAGCTATATATTATTCAAAGATTCCAGTAATATCAGCGGTTGGACACGAAACCGATTTTAGCTTGTGTGATTTTGCTGCTGATTTAAGAGCTGCAACTCCTACGCAAGCAGCACAGCTTGCAGTGCCAGATTTAAATATAATTAAATCAGAACTAGAAAATATTAATAAAAGAATAGTAAGGTCTATAGAAAGAAAAATTTCAAACAATATTGAATTTTTTGATAGAATAATGTTAAAAAGAGTATGGACGACACCAGAAGTAATGATAAATCAATACAATAAAAATTTAATTGACTTACAAAGAAGATTAATCAAAAGTTTTTCAGATTTAACAAAGGATAAGCATCATAAACTCGTTAATTTAAGTACTAGTTTAGATAATTTAAGTCCTCTTAAAATTTTGAATAGAGGTTATTCGATTACTGTTAAGGATGAAGAAATTGTCAAAAGTATAGAATTTATAAATGAAAAAGATAATCTTAATATAAAGGTCCAAGATGGTATTATCGAAGCTATAGTAACAGGTAAGGAGTATGGATTAAATGGAAAAAATAAGCTTTGA
- the accB gene encoding acetyl-CoA carboxylase biotin carboxyl carrier protein, which yields MGKIKITDTSLRDGHQSLWATRMTTDDMLPVLETLDNIGYHSLEVWGGATYDVCLRYLNEDPWERLRTIRKYVKNTELQMLLRGQSLVGYMHYSDDIVERFVQKSAENGIDIFRVFDALNDIRNLETSIKATKKTGKHVQACVVYTISPVHSMDHFVDTALKLQDMGADSICIKDMAGLLAPYVSYDLVSALKEKLNIPVQLHTHYIGGLAIAACLKAAEAGVDVIDTASVPMAFGSSQPPVETIVRALQYTDWDTGLDLSKLFNVATHFEQIRKHKGFERGVTRITDMKVFEHQVPGGMITNLVSQLEEQNASDKMEDVLEEIPRVREDLGYPPLVTPTSQIIGIQAVLNVLTGERYKLCPGEVKDYVRGLYGKPPETINNEIKEKIIGDEVVVTERPANLLEPAWDKGKQEIQHLAETEEDILSYLLFPQVALKYLEFRQNRGDEDKPQILSADEVSEELEQESNISKKQKLTKSKKRPLNRGDEDMNIDDIRELILLIDQTSVAELDVQKDDYRLSLRKSVSDKNEISSNEVTNKPVKEKIEEEEVEVEVSSDDLEEVSSPMVGTFYAAPSPDSDPYVQVGDIVEKGQTLCIVEAMKLMNEIKAEFDGTIAQICVENAEPVEYGQTLFLIDKK from the coding sequence ATGGGTAAGATAAAAATTACAGATACTAGCTTACGGGATGGTCACCAAAGTTTATGGGCAACAAGAATGACAACTGATGACATGCTTCCCGTTCTTGAAACCTTAGATAATATTGGATATCATTCGCTTGAGGTTTGGGGTGGAGCTACATATGATGTGTGTTTGCGTTATCTGAATGAAGATCCTTGGGAAAGATTGCGTACAATTAGAAAATATGTGAAAAATACTGAACTTCAAATGTTGTTAAGAGGTCAGTCATTAGTAGGGTATATGCATTATTCAGATGATATAGTAGAAAGATTTGTTCAAAAATCAGCAGAAAATGGCATAGATATCTTTCGTGTTTTTGATGCATTGAATGATATTAGAAATTTAGAAACTAGTATAAAAGCAACTAAGAAAACAGGTAAACATGTTCAAGCATGTGTTGTTTATACTATTAGTCCAGTTCATTCAATGGATCATTTTGTTGATACTGCTTTAAAGCTTCAGGATATGGGCGCCGATTCGATATGTATTAAGGATATGGCTGGTCTTTTAGCACCATATGTATCCTATGATTTAGTATCAGCTTTAAAGGAAAAACTAAATATACCAGTACAATTACATACACATTACATTGGAGGGTTAGCTATTGCAGCATGTTTAAAAGCCGCAGAAGCAGGTGTTGATGTTATTGATACTGCAAGTGTACCAATGGCATTTGGCTCATCCCAACCTCCTGTTGAAACAATTGTTAGAGCACTACAATATACTGATTGGGATACAGGTCTTGATTTGAGCAAACTATTTAATGTAGCTACTCATTTTGAGCAGATACGCAAACATAAAGGTTTTGAGCGCGGGGTTACAAGGATTACAGACATGAAGGTGTTCGAACATCAGGTTCCTGGTGGTATGATTACCAATTTAGTATCACAATTAGAAGAACAAAATGCTTCTGATAAAATGGAAGATGTATTGGAAGAAATACCTAGAGTAAGAGAAGATTTAGGATATCCACCTTTAGTTACCCCTACAAGCCAAATAATTGGAATACAGGCTGTTTTAAATGTACTGACGGGCGAAAGATATAAGCTTTGTCCAGGTGAAGTGAAAGATTATGTTCGTGGCTTGTATGGTAAGCCACCTGAAACTATTAATAATGAAATAAAAGAAAAGATAATTGGTGATGAAGTGGTTGTAACTGAACGCCCTGCAAACTTATTAGAACCTGCTTGGGACAAAGGTAAACAAGAAATACAGCATTTAGCTGAAACTGAAGAAGATATACTATCTTATCTTTTATTTCCTCAAGTAGCACTTAAATATCTGGAATTCCGTCAAAACAGAGGCGATGAAGATAAACCCCAAATATTATCAGCAGATGAAGTGAGTGAGGAATTAGAACAGGAAAGTAACATTTCTAAGAAGCAAAAGCTTACTAAATCCAAAAAAAGACCATTGAACAGGGGAGATGAAGACATGAATATAGATGATATTAGAGAACTTATTTTGCTAATTGACCAAACTTCTGTTGCAGAGCTTGACGTACAGAAGGATGATTATCGCTTAAGTTTAAGAAAATCAGTAAGTGATAAAAATGAGATATCTTCCAATGAAGTGACTAATAAACCAGTAAAGGAAAAAATAGAGGAAGAAGAAGTAGAGGTAGAGGTTTCTAGTGATGATTTAGAGGAAGTTAGTTCGCCAATGGTAGGCACTTTCTATGCTGCACCATCACCAGACTCTGATCCTTATGTTCAGGTGGGAGATATAGTAGAAAAGGGGCAAACACTTTGTATTGTTGAAGCCATGAAATTAATGAATGAAATAAAAGCAGAGTTTGATGGTACTATTGCACAAATATGTGTAGAAAATGCTGAACCGGTAGAATATGGACAAACACTATTTTTAATAGATAAAAAATAG
- a CDS encoding DUF2273 domain-containing protein has translation MWEKILLSMFQEHRGKVVGVLLGLVASILFITYGFLKAIFIIFCIVLGYLIGKRLDENKGFEQWLHKMFKEK, from the coding sequence ATGTGGGAAAAAATTTTATTATCAATGTTCCAAGAACACCGAGGAAAAGTAGTTGGTGTTCTTCTTGGACTAGTTGCAAGTATTTTATTTATAACATATGGTTTTTTAAAGGCTATATTTATAATCTTTTGCATAGTTTTGGGGTACCTTATTGGAAAGAGATTAGATGAAAACAAGGGGTTTGAACAGTGGTTACACAAGATGTTTAAAGAAAAGTGA
- a CDS encoding Asp23/Gls24 family envelope stress response protein, with translation MENEKSKMDNELGAIRIADEVVATVAGLAAAEIEGVASMSGGWSTDLVERLGKKNFGKGIKVEVNENETSIDIYIVVEYGYAIREVAENVQKEVSVAVETMTGLNVASVNVHIVSVIMKRDNQEEEEEITPEAF, from the coding sequence ATGGAAAATGAAAAATCCAAAATGGATAATGAATTAGGGGCTATTCGTATAGCAGATGAAGTCGTAGCGACTGTAGCCGGACTTGCAGCAGCTGAGATTGAAGGTGTTGCTTCAATGAGTGGAGGCTGGAGTACTGACTTAGTTGAAAGGTTAGGAAAAAAGAACTTTGGTAAAGGTATAAAAGTTGAGGTTAATGAAAATGAAACCTCTATAGATATTTACATTGTTGTTGAATATGGTTACGCTATTCGTGAAGTAGCTGAAAATGTACAAAAAGAAGTCAGTGTAGCAGTAGAAACTATGACTGGACTTAATGTGGCATCAGTTAATGTACATATAGTTTCTGTTATTATGAAAAGAGATAATCAAGAAGAAGAAGAAGAAATAACACCTGAGGCATTCTAG
- a CDS encoding polyprenyl synthetase family protein, protein MNLNIKDFEDQINTRRNYVNECLEQNLPPLNSYPPIIHEAMHYAVFNGGKRLRPIMVFEGALIAGIEKEKVIPTACALELIHSYSLVHDDLPSMDNDDFRRGKPTCHKVYGEANAILTGDALLTYAFQLIANNIAINGIQPLNVVRVIKEISSAAGSEGMIGGQVIDLDSEGKNINYDTLKTLHSLKTGELFRASLRAGAILGGLDNEKLDYLTTYANYFGLAFQITDDLLDVTGDQKTLGKPVGSDDKNNKTTYVSLFGIDKAKMLAEESVNTSIDNLKEFGKEADFLRNLAYFTLDRTK, encoded by the coding sequence ATGAATTTAAACATTAAAGATTTTGAAGATCAAATCAATACGAGAAGAAACTATGTTAACGAATGTCTCGAACAAAATTTACCTCCTTTGAATTCTTATCCTCCCATAATTCATGAGGCAATGCATTATGCTGTATTTAATGGTGGCAAAAGATTAAGACCAATTATGGTGTTTGAGGGAGCTCTAATAGCTGGAATAGAAAAAGAAAAAGTAATACCTACTGCTTGTGCCTTGGAACTTATACACTCGTATTCTTTAGTACATGATGACTTACCTTCAATGGATAATGATGATTTTAGGCGAGGAAAGCCCACTTGTCACAAAGTTTATGGTGAGGCTAATGCGATACTTACAGGAGATGCTTTACTAACTTATGCTTTTCAACTAATAGCTAATAATATAGCTATTAATGGTATTCAACCATTAAATGTTGTTAGAGTAATTAAAGAAATTTCTAGTGCTGCTGGTAGTGAAGGTATGATAGGAGGTCAAGTAATTGATCTTGATTCTGAAGGAAAAAATATAAACTATGATACACTTAAGACTTTACATAGCTTAAAAACAGGAGAACTTTTCAGAGCTTCATTACGAGCCGGTGCTATACTTGGTGGATTAGATAATGAAAAATTAGATTATTTAACTACTTATGCCAACTATTTTGGATTAGCTTTTCAAATTACTGATGATTTATTAGATGTTACGGGAGATCAAAAAACCTTAGGAAAGCCAGTAGGCAGTGATGATAAAAATAATAAAACTACTTATGTAAGCTTATTTGGAATAGACAAAGCTAAAATGCTTGCTGAGGAAAGTGTAAATACTAGTATCGATAATTTGAAAGAATTTGGAAAAGAAGCTGATTTTTTACGTAATTTGGCGTACTTTACTCTTGATAGAACAAAATAA
- the amaP gene encoding alkaline shock response membrane anchor protein AmaP, translating to MPMIWRTVLILYSLLLIFISGVALSTALGGLQLSYYIELALATTQNQIILIAVAVLLIGFALWVIVVSLKKKPKPQSVTVTDGVLGQVLITIPAIKVIIMKAVKQVEGLKEIKTDVKNTTNGLTVQMRVLINPDYNVPELSQNIQKTVKEHLHDIGGLSATDINVLIDDFYAHSKPAND from the coding sequence ATGCCAATGATATGGAGAACAGTATTGATTTTATATAGCTTATTGCTAATTTTTATTTCAGGTGTAGCTCTAAGCACAGCTTTAGGTGGGTTACAACTGTCATACTATATAGAATTAGCATTAGCTACTACTCAAAATCAGATCATATTAATTGCTGTTGCTGTATTGTTGATTGGTTTTGCTCTATGGGTTATTGTTGTATCCCTAAAGAAGAAACCAAAGCCCCAATCAGTTACTGTAACAGACGGTGTTTTGGGACAAGTCTTAATAACTATTCCAGCAATAAAAGTTATTATTATGAAAGCAGTTAAACAGGTTGAAGGATTAAAAGAAATAAAAACAGATGTGAAAAATACTACAAATGGATTAACAGTGCAAATGCGGGTTTTAATTAATCCAGATTATAATGTTCCTGAACTTAGCCAAAATATTCAAAAAACTGTTAAAGAACATTTGCATGACATAGGCGGCCTTAGTGCTACTGATATAAATGTGTTAATAGATGACTTTTATGCACATTCCAAGCCTGCTAATGATTAA
- the accC gene encoding acetyl-CoA carboxylase biotin carboxylase subunit has product MFSKILIANRGEIAVRIIRACNELNIPTIAVYSKADKDALHVQMADEAICIGNAPANQSYLNISNIIAAAKNMKVDAIHPGYGFLAENAYFAEMCQTYNIKFIGPNPNVINAMGDKVKAREVVQAANVPLVPGSDGAITEYEEAKKLAEQIGYPVMIKASAGGGGRGMRLAHNSESLKEAINMAKMEAESAFGNGEVYIEKYIEEPRHIEIQILGDEHGNIVHLGERDCSIQRRNQKLLEEAPSPFADEELRNKMGNAAVKAAKAANYFSAGTVEFLVDKNKNFYFIEMNTRIQVEHPVTEMITGIDIIKEQIRIAAGESLGYSQNDIKLTGWAIECRVNAEDPNDDFIPSPGNVHKYLLPGGPGVRIDSSVYTGYTIPPYYDSMVAKLIVWGHDRTEAIARMKRALNEFKVDGVKTTIPFHLQVLNNAFFQKGEVYTNFIQRRMTEY; this is encoded by the coding sequence TTGTTTTCTAAAATACTAATTGCAAATCGTGGTGAAATAGCTGTAAGAATAATACGTGCATGTAATGAATTAAATATACCAACAATAGCAGTTTATTCTAAAGCAGATAAAGATGCACTTCATGTGCAAATGGCTGATGAAGCTATTTGTATCGGGAATGCTCCTGCAAATCAAAGCTATTTGAATATTTCTAATATAATAGCAGCAGCTAAAAACATGAAAGTAGATGCCATTCATCCGGGATATGGTTTTTTGGCTGAAAATGCTTACTTCGCAGAAATGTGTCAAACATATAATATAAAGTTTATCGGACCTAATCCTAATGTTATTAATGCAATGGGAGATAAGGTGAAAGCAAGAGAAGTAGTTCAAGCAGCAAATGTACCGCTAGTTCCTGGTAGTGATGGAGCTATAACAGAATATGAAGAAGCAAAAAAATTAGCAGAACAAATAGGTTACCCAGTAATGATAAAAGCCTCAGCTGGTGGTGGAGGTCGGGGTATGCGACTTGCACATAATAGTGAATCTTTAAAGGAAGCCATTAATATGGCAAAAATGGAAGCAGAATCAGCTTTCGGTAATGGTGAGGTTTATATAGAAAAATATATTGAAGAACCTAGACATATTGAAATTCAAATACTTGGAGATGAGCATGGTAATATAGTACATTTAGGTGAAAGAGACTGTTCAATTCAAAGAAGAAATCAAAAGCTTTTGGAAGAAGCACCTTCTCCGTTTGCAGATGAAGAATTACGTAACAAAATGGGAAATGCAGCAGTAAAGGCGGCAAAAGCGGCAAATTATTTTAGTGCAGGTACAGTTGAGTTTTTAGTAGATAAAAATAAAAACTTTTATTTTATAGAGATGAATACAAGGATTCAAGTTGAACATCCTGTGACTGAAATGATAACAGGTATAGATATTATAAAAGAACAAATAAGAATAGCAGCCGGAGAGTCATTAGGTTATTCTCAAAATGATATTAAACTTACAGGTTGGGCTATTGAGTGTAGAGTAAATGCTGAAGATCCCAATGATGATTTTATTCCTTCACCTGGTAATGTGCATAAATACTTACTACCAGGAGGGCCTGGTGTAAGGATAGATTCTTCGGTTTATACAGGTTATACTATACCTCCATATTATGATTCCATGGTAGCTAAGTTGATTGTATGGGGGCATGATAGAACTGAAGCGATTGCAAGGATGAAAAGAGCATTAAATGAATTTAAAGTAGATGGAGTAAAAACAACTATTCCATTTCATTTACAAGTACTAAATAATGCATTTTTTCAAAAAGGTGAAGTTTATACCAACTTTATTCAGCGAAGAATGACTGAGTACTAA
- a CDS encoding peptidase M22 — MSLYLGIDTSAYTTSIALLDSNNNIIADKRITLEVSKGKRGLRQSEALFLHIKNLPVLFQEIKSIIRDKYIKAIAVSSQPRDTQESYMPVFLAGLSHAQVASISANVPLYEISHQQGHIAAGILDNMSLIDKNFITAHLSGGTSEIITVKPSDSTVFEVQIVQETSDIHAGQFIDRIGVAMGLFFPSGKPMEQLALFKNEDITIPSSVADKTFSFSGAETRALKLLKEGYSHEDVSYAVFRCIANTLEKSLIKQAENTGYNYMLLVGGVMANSIIKNRLKERLEHPAVGLKLFFAKPNLSTDNAVGVALLAKILHECKVQGGSVY; from the coding sequence ATGAGTTTATATTTAGGTATTGATACTAGTGCTTATACAACTTCTATTGCATTACTCGATTCTAATAATAATATTATAGCTGATAAACGAATTACATTGGAAGTTAGTAAGGGGAAAAGAGGGTTAAGACAGTCAGAAGCCCTCTTTCTACATATAAAAAACCTCCCTGTTTTATTTCAAGAAATAAAATCTATAATAAGAGATAAATACATTAAAGCAATAGCAGTTAGCTCCCAACCTAGAGATACCCAAGAAAGCTATATGCCAGTTTTTCTAGCCGGACTATCTCATGCTCAGGTTGCAAGTATTTCTGCTAATGTGCCTTTATATGAAATTAGTCATCAACAAGGGCACATTGCCGCTGGAATTTTAGACAACATGAGCTTAATTGATAAAAATTTTATTACAGCCCATTTATCAGGAGGTACTTCTGAAATAATAACTGTTAAACCTAGTGATAGTACAGTATTTGAAGTTCAAATTGTACAAGAGACTAGTGATATTCATGCAGGTCAATTTATTGATAGAATAGGAGTTGCAATGGGCTTATTTTTTCCTTCTGGGAAACCTATGGAACAGTTAGCACTATTTAAAAACGAGGACATAACAATACCTTCAAGTGTAGCAGATAAGACTTTTTCATTTTCTGGGGCAGAGACTAGGGCATTAAAACTTCTAAAAGAAGGTTACTCACATGAAGATGTTTCATATGCTGTGTTTAGGTGTATAGCAAACACATTAGAAAAAAGTCTAATAAAACAAGCGGAAAATACAGGATATAATTATATGCTTTTAGTCGGTGGAGTAATGGCCAATTCAATTATAAAAAATCGTTTAAAAGAGCGATTAGAGCATCCTGCAGTTGGTTTAAAACTTTTTTTTGCTAAACCTAATCTTAGCACAGATAATGCAGTGGGAGTAGCTTTATTAGCAAAAATCTTGCATGAATGTAAAGTGCAGGGTGGGAGTGTTTATTAA
- the xseB gene encoding exodeoxyribonuclease VII small subunit, with protein MEKISFEEALQKLEAIVDKLESGELELQEALKLFEEGVRLSVYCQSELKATDYKISKLIETLQGEVELISFED; from the coding sequence ATGGAAAAAATAAGCTTTGAAGAAGCTTTACAAAAACTAGAAGCTATTGTTGACAAACTTGAATCAGGTGAATTAGAGCTTCAAGAAGCACTAAAGCTGTTTGAAGAGGGTGTTAGACTTTCAGTTTACTGCCAAAGTGAATTAAAGGCTACTGATTACAAGATAAGTAAATTAATAGAGACTTTACAAGGTGAAGTAGAACTTATTTCATTTGAGGATTAA
- a CDS encoding SpoIIIAH-like family protein, translating into MVLNRKKTIIGIVSILILIVGISLVNLTLQEPVSENEEQNESVITGEIEKQIKENKDEKKTTFFAQYRIERERVRGKQIELLRDIINDQSQEPRAKEVASERLVAITEDIEKELKAESFIKSKGFKECVVIIMPETTTVVVESTALRVDKEEEIKKLVSSATGCSEDKVSIIIHEPE; encoded by the coding sequence ATGGTGTTAAATCGTAAAAAAACAATTATAGGTATAGTTAGTATACTAATACTTATAGTAGGGATAAGTTTAGTAAATCTAACCTTACAAGAACCAGTCAGTGAAAACGAGGAACAAAATGAATCAGTTATTACTGGGGAGATTGAAAAACAAATAAAAGAAAATAAAGACGAAAAAAAGACTACATTTTTTGCTCAGTATAGAATAGAGCGTGAAAGGGTAAGGGGAAAACAGATAGAATTATTACGTGATATTATTAATGATCAGTCACAAGAGCCACGTGCAAAAGAAGTAGCTTCAGAAAGATTAGTTGCAATAACTGAAGATATTGAAAAAGAACTAAAAGCAGAAAGTTTTATCAAATCTAAAGGCTTTAAAGAATGTGTTGTTATAATTATGCCAGAAACTACTACTGTAGTAGTAGAATCAACAGCATTAAGGGTTGATAAGGAAGAAGAAATAAAAAAATTAGTTAGTAGTGCAACTGGTTGTAGTGAAGATAAAGTAAGTATAATAATACATGAACCTGAATAA
- the nusB gene encoding transcription antitermination factor NusB has translation MSRRKAREIAFKVLFQVDQVEADPKQAFEYLLREKKLKDNDYSFSWELVDGCLKNLDVIDKKIMVYARDWSIERMLSVDRNIMRLASYEILYIDSTEDVIAIDEAIEISKKYGDENSGKFVNAILDKISGEKK, from the coding sequence TTGAGTAGAAGAAAAGCTCGAGAAATAGCATTTAAAGTGTTATTTCAAGTTGACCAAGTAGAAGCAGATCCCAAACAAGCTTTTGAATACTTACTTAGAGAAAAAAAATTAAAAGACAATGATTATTCTTTTTCTTGGGAGTTAGTTGATGGATGTTTAAAAAATTTGGATGTAATTGATAAAAAAATTATGGTCTATGCAAGAGACTGGAGTATAGAAAGAATGCTAAGTGTTGATCGCAATATTATGCGATTAGCAAGCTATGAGATTTTATATATAGATAGTACTGAGGACGTAATAGCAATTGATGAAGCTATAGAAATATCGAAAAAATATGGTGATGAGAATTCGGGGAAATTTGTAAATGCAATATTAGATAAAATTAGTGGTGAGAAAAAATGA